The following nucleotide sequence is from bacterium.
TGTCTATCCGGATCAGATTTTCTGAGAACCAAAACGCCCACGCAAACCATTAAAAACGCTGTAAACGTTCCAATATTGCATAATTCAGCCGCTGCGTTAAGATCTAAAATCAGACTTAATGCTGCTATCATTCCCCCTACTATAACTGTATTAATATGAGGGGTATGAAATTTAGGATGGATTTGGGAAAACACACCCGGTAAAAGTTTATCTCTTGACATTGCATAAAGAATTCTTGAAGCGCCAAGCTGTAAAACTAACAATACAGAGGTAAGTCCGGCAATAGCTCCTATTGAGATAAACCCGGCCAGCCAGTTTTGGTTTACTGATTTCATAGCAGCAGCTATAGGTGCGTGAGTATCGATTAAGTGCATCGGAACCATTCCTGTTAATACAGCAGCAACTGCCATATAAAGAACAGTACATATTGCTAAAGAAGCCAAAATGCCTATAGGTAGATCTCTTTGCGGATTTTTTGTTTCTTCTGCAGCGGTGGAAACAGCATCAAAGCCGATATAAGCAAAGAATAAAAGGTATGCACCGACAAAAATTCCTTTTAAGCCGTTAGGTGCAAAAGGAACCCAATTGTCAGGTTTTACATAAAATGCACCGACTCCTATAAAAAGACAAATTACAATAAGTTTTACAAGAACCATAGAAAAAGCCATTTTGGTGCTTTCTTTAATTCCAATATATAAGAACGCTGTAACAACTGCAATAATGAAAATAGCCGGCAAGTCCATACTTATAGGGATTGGTCCTATGTGTGGTATATATTGCGCAGGATTTAAGCCTGCTTCATGATATTTTTCGACTGCCATAGTGTATGGATGAGTTAGCCAAAAAGGAGGACTGGTAATAAAATCTGGGAGGACTCCTTTAAATCCGCTTAACAGATTAACCAAGTATCCTGACCAGCTGCTTGCAACAGTTATATTTCCTATTGCGTACTCTAACATCAGCATCCAACCTATAAACCACGCAGAAATTTCACCTAAAGTTGCATAAGTATAAGTATAAGCGCTTCCAGCTACAGGTATCATAGCGGCAAATTCTGCATAACACAAAGCTGCCAGACAGCATGCTGTAGCTGCAAGTATAAGAGAAATTATAACAGCCGGACCAGCTCCTATATGAGTAGAACTTCCAGCAGCAGCAGTTCCAGAAAGAGCAAAAATTCCTGCGCCTATAACGCCGCCTATGCCTAATATTGTCAAATCAAATGCGGTTAATGACCTTTTTAACTTATTATTATTAGCTGCATTAATTAGTACATCAGGATTTTTTTTCCTGAAAATACTGGTAAATGTACCCAAAAATGGCGGGGTAATACTAATTACTTCTTGTTCCCCGTCAACTACTTCAGTTGATTTCATGATCCCTCCAGCGTCTTTTAAATAAAAATTTATACCTAACCAGACTATTTAAAATGTTCATTACTATTCTTACTTTACTACAATAGCAAAAGTAGTAAAAATAATCTTAAAAAGATTTTAACATTATTTTATATTTCTTGAAAAAACTTATTAATTCTCTAAAAAGTCTAAAATTAACTATTATCAGTATATTAAACAGTGAAAAATGTAAACAAGGACTATTTATATGGTTTTTATCTTTAAAAAGCTCTCCTGCTTTAAATTTTGCGTTTTGACAAATTAAATTTTTTTACTCAGATGACTTTATTCATAATTTTTAAGTGTTTGATTAATTATTTTGATCATATCATTTTGGGCATGCTTTGGATAAACAACTTCACAATTTTCACCATATTTCAATAATCTTTTAATCAACATTTCTTTGTCGTCTACATAAGCAGTAACAGTAATTGTTGTTGATTTTTCGTTTACTGATGTAATCTTTTCATCCTCATAGAGCCTGTAAATCTTTGCCAGCTGTCCTTTAATCTCGAAAGTTACAGGAGATAACATCTGACTATATTGCGATTTTGTTGGTAATTGTTTTATTTCAAGAATTTGACTGAGTTTAATCGAAAGTGCCTGTTCGTTTATAGGATTATAGCCGGCTATATAGATTTCTTGTTCATCATATTTTATGTTTTTAAGTTCTAAAACAACCTGTTTTTTTTCACAATCACCGTGACGTTTATACTTAACGGAAACTCTTTGTTTTTCCATTAAATATTTTTCTATTTTTTTTATAAGTTCACCATAAGGAGCATGTTTGAAAAATGCCGTCTCCAAATTCTCACCCTGCTTCTTAATCTCTTTATTTAAAAGCTGAACTTGATTAGGAGGAATAAATTTTTTAATTTTTTTCAAAAAACTATTGTAATTATCAATTATTTTGTTTTGCTGCAGGCTTTCTGCGTAATAAAGCATAACAGCAAGGTTTTTTATTTGTTCATTACTTAATTCTATCAATACCGGTGATTTATTAAGTTCATAATTGTAGTTATTTGCTGCTGTTGGCTTTGAAATATCATAATTAGCTGTCCTTAAAGTACTTATATACTTTAATATCACCTCTTTTGAAAAATATCTTGACGTATATTTATCGGTAGAAAAAATCATATTGAGATTGTCAACTTTACCCTGCCCGTCATTTAAATGGAGCAATAAAAGCAAAACTCTATACGCTGTTGCACTTATTTTTATTTTCTTTTCCATAACCTCACAAATTATTATAAATTTCTGCCATCATTTTCAACCTGAATATTATTTCTTTTCTTATGTTTTCCGGTGATATGACTGTACAATCAGATCCATAAGATAAAATATTCTGTATAAATTTAAATTTATTTTTGACTTTTGCCAGTATAATCAATTCTGTATCATTTTTTTTAAGAATTTTTTCCGCATCAGAAGGAGTAAATGTAAATATAGAATCCCCGGTAAGCTTATACTTTGCTTCAAAGTCTTTGCTGTTTTTATTTTTTCCTTTAATCTCCACAACTTTGATATTTTTTATTCTGTCTAAACGAAGGTAGAGCGTCTCATTTAATTCATAATTGTACCCCCATAAATAAAATGAGCCGTTTTCAAGAGTTAATTTTTCTGCGTTTAAATAAATCTCCTTTTCTCCGGAATTTGGAGAATCATAAATTACCATTATACCTGTATTTTGAATACAATATTTTTCAATCAAGTTTAATTCGGGTAATATATTTTCTATGTTGACTTCACGGCATAGAATCGATTTTTTTATTGCCAGGAAGTTTTTTTTACTCTCAGCATTAATAATATCCACTATTTGCTTAAATAAATCGTCAATTTCTACAGCTAATTTCCAATTTCCTAAAGTTGATATGTACTTTCTTATTTCAACAATAGTGTTAATTTCGTCATTGGAGATATTTAACTTAAAGGGATGGGTTTTTAAGACATATTTATAGCCTGTATTCTTTGAGGGTCTAGAAATTTCACACCCTATAGACCTTAAAGTGTTTATATAAATGCATATTGTATCCTTTGATAAATTTCTCGAACCGTCAATATGTTCCTGCAATTCTTTGTTGATATCATCATCACTTAACGGCTCTTTCAAAAGACTATTCAAAATAGACAGGATTCTAAAAGCCGTAATGCTTATGTTATCAATATTTTTAGAATCCAACATTTTATTTTCAAAGGTCATATAAACTCATGCAACTTTTACATTCTACAAATACACAATAAAGCTTAAGTATACATACTAAGTACAGATGCAGTATAACATACACACCTTTAAAACACTTCTAATGTTTACAATATATGAATAAAACTAATGTATTTGCGGTTGTTTTCCTTTTTGAAAAAGTTTTTAAAAAATTTTAAGATATCTTTAATAGTTCAAACCATCTGCTTTTTATCTTAACAGCTGTTAATTTCCTGAAAAATCGTAGCCTTGAACAATCGGAAATCTTCTGCCTACACCAAAAGCTTTTGTAGTGACTTTAAGTCCCAGCGCTGCTTGTCTTCTCTTGTACTCGCAGTTATTAATTTTTTTTATGATCTCCTTAACAAGCGCTTTAGGATACTTTTTCGACATTTCTTTAATAGATTTATTCTCTTCCACAAACATTTTTAAGATATCATCAAGTATTTCATAAGGAGGAAGGCTATCCATATCTTTTTGATCCGGTCTTAGTTCTGCGGAAGGCGGTTTTGTAATTGTATCCTCAGGAATAATTTCAGTAAATCTGTTTATATATCTTGCTAATCTATAAACCATAATCTTTGGAACATCAGATATAACAGCTAACCCTCCGCACATGTCTCCATAAAGTGTGCAATAACCGACAGATAACTCTGATTTATTTCCTGTAGTCAAAAGCAAATGACCATATCTGTTTGAATGCATCATCAATATATTTGCTCTTATTCTTGCCTGAAGATTTTCTTCTGCCAAATCCACTATTTTGCCGTGTTCTTCATGAATAGCCTCTATATACGAGTCGAACATACTGATAATAGGTATATTTAAAAATTCTATGTCAAGGTTTTGAGCGAGTTTATCGGAATCACTTATACTTCCTTCACTGGAATAAATACTTGGCATGGTTATTCCAGTAACATTTTCTTTTCCCAATGCGCAAACTGCAATTGCAGCAGTAACAGCGGAATCAATTCCGCCTGATAAACCTAAAACAACTTTTTTAAATCCTATTTTTCCGCAATAATCTTTTACTCCTATGCATAAAGCATTAAAAAGGCTCTCTTCTTCTGATTGAGAAATATAATGAATTTCCCCTGTATTAGAATCAAAGTCATAAACAGAAAAATCTTCCTCAAAATCCTTACAAAGAGACTTTATATCACCTTTTGAATCTATTACAAAGCTTACTCCGTCAAAAATCAGGTCATCATTTCCGCCGACCTGGTTTACATAAATAATAGGAATATTATTTTTGGTTGCGGTGTTTTTTATTATGGAAAACCTGTCTTTTTCTTTGTTAAGAAGATAAGGCGATGCTGAAATATTAATAATTCCGTCAATTCTATTTTTTACAAGTTTTTCTGCTGGATCTACTTGATATAATTGCCTTTTCCAGTAATCTTTATCATTCCATAAGTCTTCACAGATTGTAATTCCGAGTTTTTTGCCTTTAAAATCCACAACAAGTTCTTTCTGTCCCGGTTCAAAATATCTTGTCTCGTCAAAAACATCATAAAAAGGCAGTAAACGCTTATAATATTTTGCTGCGATTTCTTTATTATTTATGAAAGCTGCCGCATTGTGGCATTTTTTGCCTGTAGCATTTACGTTTATATCAACATAACCGCAAATTACTGCTATATCTTCGGAGGCATCCCTTATTTTATCAAGGCATTTCAGGTTATCATTTATAAAACACTCGAAATCAAGCAGGTCTTTAGGGGGATAGCCCGTGATTGCAAGTTCGGGAAAAACTATAAGGTCAATTCCTTTTTCTTTTGCCCTCTTGATATTTTTTATTATTAAGTCGGTGTTTCTTTGCAAATCACCGACTTTTGTATTTATTTGGCTTAGTGCTATTTTCATTTTTCGGGGTTTTCCCTGTTAATTATTTAAAAAACTATGTCATTCTTCGGGCTAAAGCCAGCTGAATGACAAATTGGAAAATAATAAACAGCTTGCTTGACAAGGCGGTTTTGATTTTAACAATACAGCTTCTTAGTTTTTCCAATGACAAAAAATAAAAAAGGAGAGGAAGGGATTCGAACCCTTGTGGCGCGGACGCCCATTCGCTTTCGAGGCGACGCCAATCGACCGAACTCTGGCACCTCTCCAATTTCTGTCTTTATTATATAATCAATTTTACTTTCATAAAAATTGGTTATCAAGTGTTTCTTTTGTTAAGATTATAATTGTAATAAGTAAAAAATACAGAAAGATTCACATGTTAAAAATAAATAAAACCCTTACAAAATCAACCTTTTGTTTTGTATTATTTTTTCTTTTTATTACTGTTGTTGCAGCACATCCGCTTGATTTATTTAAATTTAACGAAATTACGCTGGATTTGGTACAAATAAGTGACGTACATCTTGACAGCAACGCAAAAGGCGGATCCAAAAGAATGCTGGAATATTCCGCTGATTTGCTTAAAGATGCAATA
It contains:
- a CDS encoding NAD+ synthase, with protein sequence MKIALSQINTKVGDLQRNTDLIIKNIKRAKEKGIDLIVFPELAITGYPPKDLLDFECFINDNLKCLDKIRDASEDIAVICGYVDINVNATGKKCHNAAAFINNKEIAAKYYKRLLPFYDVFDETRYFEPGQKELVVDFKGKKLGITICEDLWNDKDYWKRQLYQVDPAEKLVKNRIDGIINISASPYLLNKEKDRFSIIKNTATKNNIPIIYVNQVGGNDDLIFDGVSFVIDSKGDIKSLCKDFEEDFSVYDFDSNTGEIHYISQSEEESLFNALCIGVKDYCGKIGFKKVVLGLSGGIDSAVTAAIAVCALGKENVTGITMPSIYSSEGSISDSDKLAQNLDIEFLNIPIISMFDSYIEAIHEEHGKIVDLAEENLQARIRANILMMHSNRYGHLLLTTGNKSELSVGYCTLYGDMCGGLAVISDVPKIMVYRLARYINRFTEIIPEDTITKPPSAELRPDQKDMDSLPPYEILDDILKMFVEENKSIKEMSKKYPKALVKEIIKKINNCEYKRRQAALGLKVTTKAFGVGRRFPIVQGYDFSGN
- a CDS encoding amino acid permease, whose protein sequence is MKSTEVVDGEQEVISITPPFLGTFTSIFRKKNPDVLINAANNNKLKRSLTAFDLTILGIGGVIGAGIFALSGTAAAGSSTHIGAGPAVIISLILAATACCLAALCYAEFAAMIPVAGSAYTYTYATLGEISAWFIGWMLMLEYAIGNITVASSWSGYLVNLLSGFKGVLPDFITSPPFWLTHPYTMAVEKYHEAGLNPAQYIPHIGPIPISMDLPAIFIIAVVTAFLYIGIKESTKMAFSMVLVKLIVICLFIGVGAFYVKPDNWVPFAPNGLKGIFVGAYLLFFAYIGFDAVSTAAEETKNPQRDLPIGILASLAICTVLYMAVAAVLTGMVPMHLIDTHAPIAAAMKSVNQNWLAGFISIGAIAGLTSVLLVLQLGASRILYAMSRDKLLPGVFSQIHPKFHTPHINTVIVGGMIAALSLILDLNAAAELCNIGTFTAFLMVCVGVLVLRKSDPDRHRPFRVPFAPVTPILGALICLALIIFGLPSFKTLILFGVWIVIGMTIYFAYGFKKVSKEHLTEEDTEILPLT
- a CDS encoding WYL domain-containing protein, translated to MTFENKMLDSKNIDNISITAFRILSILNSLLKEPLSDDDINKELQEHIDGSRNLSKDTICIYINTLRSIGCEISRPSKNTGYKYVLKTHPFKLNISNDEINTIVEIRKYISTLGNWKLAVEIDDLFKQIVDIINAESKKNFLAIKKSILCREVNIENILPELNLIEKYCIQNTGIMVIYDSPNSGEKEIYLNAEKLTLENGSFYLWGYNYELNETLYLRLDRIKNIKVVEIKGKNKNSKDFEAKYKLTGDSIFTFTPSDAEKILKKNDTELIILAKVKNKFKFIQNILSYGSDCTVISPENIRKEIIFRLKMMAEIYNNL
- a CDS encoding WYL domain-containing protein; translation: MEKKIKISATAYRVLLLLLHLNDGQGKVDNLNMIFSTDKYTSRYFSKEVILKYISTLRTANYDISKPTAANNYNYELNKSPVLIELSNEQIKNLAVMLYYAESLQQNKIIDNYNSFLKKIKKFIPPNQVQLLNKEIKKQGENLETAFFKHAPYGELIKKIEKYLMEKQRVSVKYKRHGDCEKKQVVLELKNIKYDEQEIYIAGYNPINEQALSIKLSQILEIKQLPTKSQYSQMLSPVTFEIKGQLAKIYRLYEDEKITSVNEKSTTITVTAYVDDKEMLIKRLLKYGENCEVVYPKHAQNDMIKIINQTLKNYE